A part of Anabas testudineus chromosome 9, fAnaTes1.2, whole genome shotgun sequence genomic DNA contains:
- the mccc2 gene encoding methylcrotonoyl-CoA carboxylase beta chain, mitochondrial: MFLRTVRPWVLRCRTVPVACTRPYYADKVARLGSEPDKQSSEFQENYERMQILVDQLKCRTEKIKLGGGEKARRLHTSRGKLLPRERIDRLTDPGTPFLEFSQFAGYELYGKEEVPAGGIITGIGRVSGVECVIVANDATVKGGTYYPITVKKHLRAQEIAKENHLPCIYLVDSGGANLPRQADVFPDRDHFGRIFYNQATLSSEGIAQIAVVMGSCTAGGAYVPAMADESIIVRKQGTIFLGGPPLVKAATGEEVSAEDLGGADLHCKKSGVTDHYALDDNHALHLARKTVRSLNYRKNIEVTTEPTEAPLYPADELYGIVGDNLKRTFDVKEVIARIVDGSKFDEFKAFYGDTLVTGFARIFGYPVGIIGNNGVLFSESAKKGTHFIELCCQRNIPLIFLQNITGFMVGREYEAGGIAKDGAKMVTAVACAKVPKITVIIGGSYGAGNYGMCGRAYSPQFLYMWPNSRISVMGGEQAATVLATIAKDQRAREGKEFTAEQEAAMKAPIVQRFEEEGSPYYASARLWDDGIIDPVDTRMVLGLSLSAALNAPVKRTRFGVFRM, encoded by the exons atgtttctgcgGACAGTCAGACCGTGGGTGCTTCGTTGCCGGACTGTACCTGTGGCCTGCACAAGGCCTTACTATGCTGATAAAGTCGCTCGACTTGGTTCTGAGCCGGACAAACAATCTTCTGAATTTCAG gAGAATTATGAGCGAATGCAAATTCTTGTTGATCAACTGAAATGCCGGACAGAGAAGATAAAATTAG GCGGGGGAGAAAAAGCCAGAAGACTTCATACGTCTCGTGGGAAACTCCTACCTAGAGAGCGTATAGACAGGCTGACGGATCCAGG aACCCCCTTCTTGGAATTCTCACAGTTTGCAGGATATGAATTGTATGGAAAAGAGGAAGTCCCAGCAGGCGGTATAATTACAGGGATTGGGCGTGTTTCAGG GGTGGAATGTGTTATTGTTGCAAATGATGCCACTGTCAAAGGGGGAACATACTACCCAATTACAGTGAAGAAACACCTTCGTGCACAAGAGATAGCAAAGGAGAACCACTTGCCTTGCATTTACTTAG tGGATTCTGGAGGAGCAAATTTACCGAGACAGGCAGACGTCTTTCCAGACAGGGATCACTTTGGGCGCATCTTCTACAACCAGGCCACACTGTCATCAGAGGGAATAGCACAG ATTGCTGTTGTGATGGGCTCTTGCACTGCTGGAGGAGCGTATGTACCAGCTATGGCAGATGAAAGCATCATTGTGCGCAAGCAAGGAACCATTTTCCTCGGAGGGCCTCCACTG GTCAAAGCTGCCACAGGGGAAGAAGTTTCTGCAGAGGATCTTGGTGGTGCTGATCTTCACTGCAA AAAATCTGGTGTGACAGATCACTATGCTTTGGACGATAACCATGCGCTCCATTTGGCAAGAAAGACAGTGCGAAGCCTAAACTACAGGAAAAATATTGAG GTCACCACAGAACCTACTGAAGCTCCTCTATACCCTGCAGATGAACTTTATGGCATAGTCGGAGATAACTTGAAACGCACCTTTGATGTCAAAGAG GTCATAGCTAGAATTGTGGATGGCAGTAAATTTGACGAGTTCAAGGCTTTCTATGGAGACACACTTGTTACAG GATTTGCAAGAATATTTGGTTACCCTGTTGGCATTATTGGCAACAATGGTGTCTTGTTTTCAGAGTCTGCGAAAAAG GGAACGCATTTCATCGAATTATGTTGCCAACGAAACATTCCGCTTATTTTTCTCCAAAACATAACAG GCTTCATGGTGGGTAGAGAGTATGAAGCAGGAGGAATTGCCAAAGACGGAGCTAAGATGGTAACCGCAGTTGCCTGTGCCAAAGTACCCAAGATTACTGTTATCATTGGAGGCTCTTACGGTGCAGGAAACTATGGCATGTGCGGTAGAGCCTACAG CCCTCAGTTCTTGTACATGTGGCCAAATTCTCGAATCTCAGTAATGGGTGGTGAGCAGGCAGCCACCGTCCTGGCTACCATCGCTAAGGATCAGAGGGCACGTGAGGGAAAAGAG ttcacagcagagcaggaagctGCAATGAAGGCACCAATAGTGCAGCGGTTTGAAGAGGAAGGCAGCCCGTACTACGCCAGCGCCAG gcTGTGGGATGACGGGATTATCGATCCTGTGGACACCCGGATGGTTTTGGGACTGAGCCTCAGTGCAGCACTGAATGCACCAGTGAAGAGGACACGTTTTGGAGTGTTCAGGATGTAA